Proteins from one Catenuloplanes atrovinosus genomic window:
- a CDS encoding FecCD family ABC transporter permease, with product MTHLVPRRGAGAAVVLAALAGALVLSVAVGANPLSPAAVLDVLAGGGDDQSRYVVTELRVPRTVTGIAAGVALGLAGTLIQAFTRNPLADPGILGVNAGAAFAVAAGVTFLGLRDISALVWLAFLGALAVTLAVYVIGSSGRGAADPIRLTLAGVALGAVFSGVTTGMALSDPDAFDTMRSWNAGSLLGRDLDVLLPVTPFLAAGIVIAFLLGPGLNALALGDDVARAQGANVRVIRAGVIVAVTLLAGTATALAGPISFVGLMVPHAARWLFGVDHRVILAVSVLLAPTLILLADVLGRVLIAPAEMPVGIVTAFVGAPLLIVLARRRRTAGP from the coding sequence ATGACACACCTGGTGCCGCGGCGAGGGGCCGGCGCCGCCGTCGTCCTCGCCGCGCTGGCCGGCGCGCTCGTGCTCTCCGTCGCCGTGGGTGCGAACCCGCTCTCGCCCGCGGCCGTGCTCGACGTGCTGGCCGGCGGCGGTGACGACCAGTCCCGGTACGTCGTGACCGAGCTGCGCGTCCCGCGGACCGTCACCGGCATCGCCGCCGGTGTCGCGCTCGGCCTGGCCGGCACGCTCATCCAGGCGTTCACCCGCAACCCGCTCGCCGACCCCGGCATCCTCGGCGTCAACGCGGGCGCGGCGTTCGCCGTCGCGGCCGGGGTGACGTTCCTCGGCCTGCGGGACATCTCCGCCCTGGTGTGGCTGGCCTTCCTCGGCGCGCTCGCGGTCACGCTCGCCGTCTACGTGATCGGCTCGTCCGGCCGCGGCGCCGCCGACCCGATCCGGCTCACGCTCGCCGGGGTGGCGCTCGGCGCGGTCTTCTCCGGTGTCACCACCGGCATGGCGCTCAGCGACCCGGACGCGTTCGACACCATGCGCAGCTGGAACGCCGGCTCGCTGCTCGGCCGCGACCTCGACGTGCTGCTGCCGGTCACCCCGTTCCTGGCGGCCGGCATCGTGATCGCGTTCCTGCTCGGGCCCGGCCTCAACGCGCTCGCGCTCGGCGACGACGTCGCCCGCGCCCAGGGCGCGAACGTCCGGGTGATCCGGGCCGGGGTGATCGTCGCGGTGACGCTGCTCGCCGGGACCGCCACCGCGCTGGCCGGGCCGATCTCGTTCGTCGGCCTGATGGTGCCGCACGCCGCCCGGTGGCTGTTCGGCGTCGACCACCGCGTGATCCTCGCCGTGTCGGTGCTGCTGGCGCCCACGCTGATCCTGCTCGCCGACGTCCTCGGCCGGGTCCTCATCGCGCCCGCGGAGATGCCGGTCGGGATCGTGACCGCGTTCGTCGGCGCGCCGCTGCTGATCGTGCTCGCCCGCCGCCGCAGGACGGCGGGCCCATGA
- a CDS encoding siderophore-interacting protein: MTDRPWAYSAFPVRVGAIVRLSPGFVRVTLTGDALRHFAPWGVDQRIKLVLPLPGGGTADFGLLDEPTPHPSHWYARWRALPEAERNVLRTYTPAAIRAHDGEIDVDLVIHQPPGPASRWALTARPGDELVITGPDARAGYTGYGIRWTPGEARRTLLIGDETAFPAIRNILTTLPGDVHATVLLETAEPADDLVSDVAGDDHTIHALVRTGVHGHALESAARAWADREAEGARLLGDGFYAWLAGESGAVTRIRQHLTRGHGIAKDRISFLGYWKLGGALVD, encoded by the coding sequence ATGACCGACCGGCCCTGGGCGTACAGCGCCTTCCCCGTACGCGTCGGCGCGATCGTGCGGCTGAGTCCCGGCTTCGTCCGGGTCACGCTCACCGGCGACGCGCTGCGGCACTTCGCCCCCTGGGGCGTCGACCAGCGGATCAAGCTGGTGCTCCCGCTGCCCGGCGGCGGCACCGCCGACTTCGGCCTGCTCGACGAGCCGACACCGCACCCCTCGCACTGGTACGCCCGCTGGCGCGCCCTGCCCGAGGCGGAACGCAACGTGCTGCGCACCTACACACCGGCGGCGATCCGCGCGCACGACGGTGAGATCGACGTCGACCTCGTCATCCACCAGCCGCCCGGCCCGGCCTCCAGGTGGGCGCTGACCGCCCGGCCCGGCGACGAACTCGTCATCACCGGCCCGGACGCGCGCGCCGGGTACACCGGCTACGGCATCCGCTGGACGCCCGGCGAGGCCCGCCGGACGCTCCTCATCGGCGACGAGACCGCATTCCCGGCCATCCGCAACATCCTCACCACCCTGCCCGGCGACGTCCACGCCACCGTCCTCCTCGAAACCGCCGAGCCCGCCGACGATCTGGTGTCCGATGTGGCCGGCGACGACCACACGATCCACGCGCTGGTACGTACCGGAGTGCACGGCCACGCGCTGGAGTCCGCGGCCCGCGCCTGGGCGGACCGCGAGGCGGAGGGCGCCCGCTTGCTCGGCGACGGCTTCTACGCCTGGCTCGCCGGCGAATCCGGCGCCGTGACCCGGATCCGGCAGCACCTCACCCGCGGCCACGGCATCGCCAAGGACCGGATCTCCTTCCTCGGCTACTGGAAACTCGGCGGCGCGCTGGTGGACTGA
- a CDS encoding FecCD family ABC transporter permease, with the protein MMDVGYHRLLLRIGAVSLPVRRRSLITAALLAAVLAALAVLSLGLGTYPLSPRQVILALAGQGGALDRTVVLQWRLPRTLAAVLLGAVLGVAGALFQTVTRNPLAGPDVLGLANGAFTGMLLVVATGTGDWTLLTLGAVLGGTTAAALIWLLAHRQGITGFRLIIVGIGVSALLSSTNTWLLLQVELETAMFASAWGAGSLNGVTATAVRGAAVCAIPLLAVLATLGPRLRQLDLGDDVATATGARPAGVRRGALAVAVALVSVATAVIGPVAFIALAAPQIARRAARTPHLSLGLSALVGGALLLASDLIAQHVLPVTLPVGVVTVSVGGAYLVTMIIREIRRYA; encoded by the coding sequence ATGATGGACGTCGGATACCACCGGCTGCTGCTGCGGATCGGCGCGGTCTCGCTGCCGGTCCGGCGGCGGAGCCTGATCACCGCCGCGCTGCTGGCCGCCGTGCTCGCCGCGCTGGCCGTGCTGTCGCTCGGCCTCGGCACGTACCCGCTGTCCCCGCGGCAGGTGATCCTGGCGCTGGCCGGGCAGGGCGGCGCGCTCGACCGTACCGTGGTGCTGCAGTGGCGGTTGCCTCGCACGCTCGCGGCGGTGCTGCTCGGCGCGGTCCTCGGCGTCGCCGGCGCGTTGTTCCAGACCGTCACCCGCAACCCGCTGGCCGGCCCGGACGTGCTCGGCCTCGCCAACGGCGCGTTCACCGGGATGCTGCTGGTCGTGGCCACCGGCACCGGCGACTGGACGCTGCTCACGCTCGGCGCGGTCCTCGGCGGCACCACGGCCGCGGCGCTGATCTGGCTGCTGGCCCACCGGCAGGGCATCACCGGCTTCCGCCTCATCATCGTCGGGATCGGCGTCTCCGCGCTGCTGTCGTCCACGAACACCTGGCTGCTGCTGCAGGTGGAGCTGGAGACCGCGATGTTCGCCTCCGCGTGGGGCGCCGGCTCGCTCAACGGCGTCACCGCCACCGCCGTGCGCGGCGCGGCCGTCTGCGCGATCCCGCTGCTGGCCGTGCTGGCCACGCTCGGTCCGCGGCTGCGCCAGCTCGACCTCGGCGACGACGTCGCCACCGCGACCGGAGCACGACCCGCCGGGGTACGCCGGGGCGCGCTCGCCGTCGCGGTCGCGCTGGTCTCGGTCGCGACCGCGGTGATCGGCCCGGTGGCGTTCATCGCGCTCGCCGCGCCGCAGATCGCCCGGCGCGCCGCCCGTACCCCCCATCTGTCCCTGGGCCTGTCGGCGCTCGTCGGCGGCGCGCTGCTGCTGGCCTCCGACCTGATCGCGCAGCACGTGCTGCCGGTCACCCTGCCGGTCGGGGTGGTGACCGTGTCGGTCGGCGGCGCGTACCTGGTCACCATGATCATCCGGGAGATCCGCCGGTATGCCTGA
- a CDS encoding ABC transporter substrate-binding protein has translation MRLTRIAAAALAAAVTLAGCASAPDANADAGGARDITHARGTTQVPDAPQRVVVLEPLELDTAVALGINPVGAAVASNVSGIPSYLGVDGITPVGTVPEPDLEAIASLKPDLILGTDARHAKLYDQLASVAPTVFIKTQADPWQDNALLIGEALNKADQVRTLLDDYRQRCATIKDTYAVGGRTAQLVRPRDETTLSLYGPVSFAGSTLECVGFTIPPQEWADGLQADISPENIVKAKADHVFVTTKDVTDTSTIPAAIRDNQREFPSVTLVDTSWWVSGVGPKGAQKVLDDIERFLATTAR, from the coding sequence ATGCGTCTCACGAGAATCGCGGCAGCCGCGCTGGCCGCCGCCGTCACCCTCGCCGGCTGCGCGTCCGCGCCCGACGCGAACGCGGACGCGGGCGGCGCGCGCGACATCACGCACGCCCGCGGCACCACGCAGGTCCCGGACGCTCCACAGCGGGTGGTGGTGCTGGAGCCGCTGGAACTCGACACCGCCGTCGCGCTCGGCATCAACCCGGTCGGCGCCGCCGTTGCCAGCAACGTGTCCGGCATCCCGTCGTACCTCGGCGTCGACGGCATCACCCCGGTCGGCACCGTGCCGGAGCCGGACCTCGAGGCGATCGCCTCGCTCAAGCCGGACCTGATCCTCGGCACCGACGCCCGGCACGCGAAGCTCTACGACCAGCTCGCCTCGGTCGCGCCGACCGTCTTCATCAAGACCCAGGCCGACCCGTGGCAGGACAACGCGCTGCTGATCGGCGAGGCGCTCAACAAGGCCGACCAGGTCCGCACGCTGCTCGACGACTACCGGCAACGGTGCGCCACCATCAAGGACACCTACGCGGTCGGCGGCAGGACCGCGCAGCTGGTCCGGCCCCGCGACGAGACGACGCTCAGCCTGTACGGGCCGGTGTCGTTCGCCGGCAGCACGCTGGAGTGCGTCGGGTTCACCATCCCGCCGCAGGAGTGGGCGGACGGGCTGCAGGCCGACATCTCCCCGGAGAACATCGTCAAGGCCAAGGCCGACCACGTCTTCGTCACCACCAAGGACGTCACCGACACCTCGACGATCCCGGCCGCGATCCGCGACAACCAGCGGGAGTTCCCGTCGGTGACGCTGGTCGACACGTCCTGGTGGGTGTCCGGCGTCGGCCCGAAGGGCGCGCAGAAGGTCCTCGACGACATCGAGCGGTTCCTCGCGACGACCGCCCGATGA